A window from Microvirgula aerodenitrificans DSM 15089 encodes these proteins:
- the rraA gene encoding ribonuclease E activity regulator RraA, with amino-acid sequence MDFLTTDLCDEFGNRVQILSPGFRAYGGLPRFAGPIATLKLFEDNSKVREILGEPGRGRVLVVDGGGSLRCALVGDQLGDLAVRNGWNGIIVYGCIRDSVALGKLPLGIRALDTHPLKSVKKDIGERELPVVFGGVAFRPGEWLYADEDGVIVSPEPLV; translated from the coding sequence ATGGACTTCCTCACCACCGACCTTTGCGACGAATTTGGCAACCGGGTACAGATTCTGTCACCGGGGTTTCGCGCCTATGGCGGCCTGCCGCGCTTTGCCGGCCCGATCGCCACGCTGAAACTGTTCGAGGACAACTCGAAGGTGCGCGAGATACTCGGCGAGCCGGGACGTGGTCGGGTGCTGGTGGTCGATGGCGGCGGTTCCCTGCGCTGTGCGCTGGTCGGCGATCAGCTGGGCGACCTTGCCGTCCGCAATGGCTGGAACGGCATCATCGTCTATGGCTGCATCCGCGATTCGGTCGCACTCGGCAAGCTGCCGCTCGGCATCCGCGCCCTCGACACCCATCCGCTGAAATCGGTCAAGAAAGACATCGGCGAGCGCGAACTGCCGGTCGTCTTCGGTGGTGTCGCCTTCCGCCCCGGCGAATGGCTGTACGCGGATGAGGACGGCGTGATCGTCAGTCCCGAGCCGCTGGTCTGA
- a CDS encoding YdcF family protein, producing the protein MIDTGQTLVRAEMAVGCLGTVRRFFYGLLTAVLLLLAYGGYTAWQIYDYGRQSSTRPADAALVLGAAAWGERPSPVFRERINHAVKLYRDGRVRALIFTGGTPVDGYPTEAAVGRRYAIQHGVPAEAILTENDSRTTYGNLVNAAALAEHAGLTSFLIVSDPLHMHRAMMMARDLGLEAYPSPTPSSRYQGLEMQARFLWKETYNALVYRAFRSLS; encoded by the coding sequence ATGATCGACACCGGTCAAACTCTGGTAAGGGCGGAAATGGCAGTCGGTTGTCTGGGTACGGTGCGGCGGTTTTTCTACGGATTGCTGACGGCAGTGCTGTTGCTGCTTGCTTACGGCGGATATACCGCCTGGCAGATTTATGATTATGGGCGACAAAGCAGTACCCGTCCGGCCGATGCCGCGCTGGTGCTGGGCGCCGCAGCCTGGGGCGAGCGACCCTCGCCGGTGTTCCGCGAGCGGATCAACCATGCGGTCAAGCTGTACCGGGACGGGCGGGTCAGGGCACTGATCTTTACCGGCGGCACGCCAGTGGACGGCTACCCGACCGAGGCGGCCGTGGGCCGGCGCTATGCGATCCAGCATGGCGTGCCGGCCGAAGCCATTCTGACCGAAAACGATTCCCGCACTACCTATGGCAACCTGGTCAACGCCGCTGCGCTGGCCGAACATGCCGGGCTGACCTCGTTCCTGATCGTCAGCGACCCGCTGCACATGCACCGGGCAATGATGATGGCCAGGGACCTTGGCCTGGAGGCCTATCCGTCCCCGACCCCGTCATCGCGCTACCAGGGGCTGGAGATGCAGGCCCGCTTCCTGTGGAAAGAGACCTACAACGCGCTGGTGTACCGGGCATTCCGCTCGCTGTCCTGA
- a CDS encoding AAA domain-containing protein, giving the protein MDIEIWDGGLQEQEIEAIKKIRAAFSDDQPDSKPQARGGSLRDQLQNKLGRNSMFPWKGYAGFRFIDSKGKEGEFDLVIVTHCNVIVVELKDWNHAPITASGDVWFKGDKNMGRSPVSVTRSKQYTLSNKLKRLSQRFKNKGYTPFVEYFVVMTGNADFSQLPEVELSHTISLKDFLIFSDKGVFERRFRPHPAAKVLNQDFPLFDELFLSGNTAPKALKIGGYTAVEEIFVHPNAVYKEYLASSEISKGTEALLRVWNFKKLDGNKAITSQGRAEIVSREREVLQFINHQNRDLYNHCLRSLTSFEKDEVTSQYSELYELPPGHVRFNEFVGKYGQSFNHNDRLNLTKLLIAKFADLHGIKIAHRDIADHCLWLSPSKEIALSNFISAYHQPIGTVGDYRGHLSVGAIEVKEMLDDPSTTPFQKDVHALGLVSWHLLTAQRMSPKSLENIQNEILSSSEWYAGVLLDAVIGQFKDASAFFDALKRAEPQGEPIPTFDDSELDAYRRQISHTRQFPDPGEFLVSTDDKEVYVSEGRLVKAWFNVGSKGDDSVRNFRVLTFLRRLEKLAAVNPTYLPRILDYGLAARSGSMYLVTDVVDGTTWADAALDDADKLGVVEKLTDAVEHLHGLGISHGDLHPDNVMLARESGNVYLIDIPDFSHNTAESKNHRYSPENIDGSSSEQRDIFAVLRMSCELLGLEWSEESKSYPRISEVVQSELNDLEFGFKDLGRFKKALTTADEAQQQQFVEITLTNVNEPVTILPDNGHLYVKVEAPKTGKTDYSVTFSGIGGSFVAFYDKEQRCFVGALPPRIRSDVHSRVTEESQFEISTAIRIKLGRPTQLSSLSEHLRNDDAFHRSIEILQIVPPKIDESELSQQLKDIFQRAEASIGEAHSEITVDISTQALWRAILATEIESSPNIELNGASFKPSDSESELVLPYEADVDPLGTFASTDEVEALLIDQDGAEKFIGEVFLKKSALNEVRLNKVRSSAYGLKDGDTVFFRTKQDRASYRKRKAALERLLDREGVLPELLDLFDPACNKDATPYDISVTDEDFARYDREDQHGNKISLNEQQREAFTKLLNYGPLSLLQGPPGTGKTEFIAAFVHFLVEKLSVRRILLVSQSHEAVNTAAERIRKHCRRLGTSLEVVRFSNREGAVSHGLKDVYSHAITAEKRELFNAEYRYRVAALSDALGLDAEFISKVVEAELKLFKQIDHLEFLLKSFENVDDEGDIKALKSIAVELDEGIRTKLHTDYGITLSKESTVSEAKSILLSNICSEYGVRPNEAKRVRALARISRDIQDALSAERVNIDEFYARSRQLVTGTCVGIGQGHIGVHDTIYDFVIIDEAARSIASELAIAMQSAKRVLLVGDHLQLPPLYSDAHKSALARRLGINDKHTELDEVLRSDFARAFNSKYGKQASATLLTQYRMAPPIGNLVSHTFYDGKLNNGDRAIPDIYAGAPSPLRSAVTWLDTSSLGEHANHQSDRGVSIYNRCEAEQVIDLLKQISESGQFLADLSNLKDKDDALIGVICMYAEQKRLIRQKFNQGIWSDGFKALVKIDTVDSYQGKENQIIILSLTRSDKQKSPGFLRTPNRINVAMSRAMDRLLIIGNAEMWKVHNKDKPLGQVVSYMSDMGEDAGYKFMSAKKSR; this is encoded by the coding sequence TTGGATATCGAAATTTGGGATGGCGGCCTTCAAGAACAAGAGATTGAGGCAATCAAAAAAATCCGGGCGGCGTTCTCTGATGATCAGCCTGATAGCAAGCCCCAGGCAAGAGGCGGTTCACTTCGAGATCAGCTTCAAAACAAGCTAGGGCGCAACAGCATGTTCCCTTGGAAGGGTTATGCCGGCTTTAGATTCATCGACTCGAAGGGTAAGGAGGGCGAATTCGACCTGGTGATCGTGACCCATTGCAATGTCATCGTTGTAGAGTTGAAAGATTGGAATCATGCGCCCATCACGGCAAGCGGTGACGTTTGGTTCAAGGGCGACAAGAACATGGGGCGGTCTCCTGTTAGCGTCACGAGAAGCAAGCAATACACCCTCTCAAACAAGCTAAAAAGGCTTAGTCAGAGGTTTAAAAACAAGGGATACACTCCTTTTGTTGAATATTTCGTGGTGATGACCGGGAATGCTGATTTCAGTCAGCTGCCAGAGGTTGAACTCAGTCATACGATTTCCCTGAAAGACTTTCTCATTTTTTCAGACAAAGGGGTGTTCGAGAGGCGCTTCCGTCCCCATCCCGCTGCCAAGGTGCTAAATCAGGACTTTCCGTTATTCGACGAATTGTTCCTGAGCGGCAATACGGCGCCGAAGGCGTTGAAGATTGGTGGTTACACAGCGGTCGAGGAGATTTTTGTACATCCGAACGCAGTCTACAAGGAGTATCTGGCAAGTTCGGAGATATCGAAGGGTACTGAGGCGCTGCTGCGGGTCTGGAATTTCAAGAAGCTCGATGGGAACAAGGCCATTACTTCACAGGGCAGGGCTGAAATCGTCTCTCGCGAGAGGGAGGTGTTGCAGTTCATCAACCATCAGAATCGTGACCTGTACAACCACTGCCTCCGCTCGCTAACGAGTTTCGAAAAGGATGAGGTTACCTCGCAGTACAGCGAACTCTACGAGCTTCCACCTGGACATGTGAGGTTCAACGAGTTCGTGGGCAAGTACGGCCAATCGTTTAACCATAACGACCGACTGAACCTCACGAAGCTGCTTATTGCGAAGTTCGCAGACCTACATGGGATCAAGATCGCTCACCGTGATATTGCAGACCATTGTCTTTGGTTGTCGCCTTCTAAAGAAATTGCGCTCTCAAACTTTATCTCCGCTTACCACCAACCAATAGGCACGGTTGGCGACTATCGAGGCCACCTTTCGGTGGGAGCTATTGAGGTCAAGGAGATGTTGGACGACCCGTCAACGACTCCGTTCCAGAAAGACGTCCATGCGCTTGGACTTGTCTCATGGCATCTCCTGACTGCGCAAAGAATGTCTCCGAAGAGTCTGGAGAATATTCAGAACGAAATACTTTCAAGCAGTGAATGGTACGCAGGGGTTCTTCTTGACGCAGTGATAGGGCAATTCAAGGATGCGTCAGCATTCTTCGATGCCTTGAAGCGAGCAGAGCCGCAGGGAGAGCCCATACCGACATTCGACGATTCAGAACTGGACGCTTATCGGCGCCAAATCTCCCACACGAGGCAGTTTCCTGATCCAGGCGAATTTCTGGTTTCGACCGATGACAAAGAAGTCTATGTCTCAGAAGGAAGGCTAGTTAAAGCTTGGTTCAATGTAGGTAGCAAAGGGGATGATTCAGTACGTAATTTCCGCGTTCTCACCTTCTTGAGGCGGCTGGAAAAGTTAGCAGCGGTGAATCCCACATACCTGCCACGAATTCTTGATTACGGACTCGCGGCAAGGTCGGGCAGCATGTATTTGGTGACCGACGTTGTTGATGGAACAACGTGGGCGGACGCTGCACTTGATGATGCGGACAAACTAGGGGTAGTCGAGAAGCTGACAGATGCCGTCGAGCATCTTCATGGTCTCGGCATTTCGCATGGCGACCTTCACCCTGACAATGTGATGCTGGCGAGGGAAAGCGGGAATGTGTATCTGATAGATATTCCTGACTTTTCCCACAACACCGCAGAATCCAAAAATCATCGGTATAGCCCCGAGAATATCGACGGAAGCTCATCCGAACAGCGTGACATCTTTGCGGTACTCCGTATGTCTTGCGAGTTGCTTGGATTGGAGTGGAGCGAGGAGTCAAAATCCTATCCAAGAATTTCGGAAGTAGTTCAGTCGGAACTGAATGACCTGGAATTTGGCTTCAAGGATTTGGGGCGGTTTAAAAAGGCACTGACGACCGCAGACGAAGCGCAGCAACAGCAATTCGTCGAAATAACACTCACCAATGTTAATGAGCCGGTGACGATATTGCCGGACAACGGGCATCTTTATGTCAAAGTGGAGGCGCCGAAGACAGGCAAGACTGATTATTCGGTGACTTTTTCTGGCATTGGGGGCTCGTTTGTCGCTTTCTACGACAAGGAGCAGCGATGTTTTGTCGGAGCGTTACCCCCCCGAATCAGATCTGATGTTCATTCCAGGGTAACGGAAGAAAGCCAATTCGAGATCAGTACGGCAATACGCATCAAACTTGGACGACCGACTCAATTATCAAGCTTGTCGGAGCATCTTCGCAATGATGATGCATTCCATCGTTCTATCGAAATACTCCAGATCGTTCCGCCCAAAATCGATGAATCAGAACTGAGCCAACAACTGAAAGATATTTTCCAGAGGGCGGAAGCCTCCATCGGGGAGGCACATTCGGAAATTACAGTCGATATTTCGACGCAGGCTCTTTGGCGGGCTATCCTCGCCACGGAGATTGAGTCAAGCCCGAATATCGAACTGAATGGTGCTTCATTCAAGCCTTCCGACTCAGAATCCGAACTGGTGCTTCCTTATGAAGCGGATGTCGACCCCTTGGGAACTTTCGCAAGCACGGACGAAGTCGAGGCTCTCCTCATTGATCAGGATGGTGCAGAAAAATTCATAGGGGAAGTCTTCCTCAAGAAGTCAGCGTTGAACGAAGTCCGCCTGAACAAGGTACGCAGTTCAGCGTATGGGCTTAAAGATGGCGACACCGTCTTCTTCAGGACCAAACAAGACAGGGCTTCATACCGCAAGCGGAAAGCTGCTCTTGAAAGGCTGCTTGATCGGGAAGGGGTCTTGCCTGAACTCCTCGATTTGTTCGACCCAGCCTGCAATAAGGATGCGACCCCGTACGACATTTCCGTTACTGACGAGGACTTCGCCAGATACGACCGCGAAGACCAGCACGGGAACAAGATTAGCCTCAACGAGCAGCAGCGGGAGGCTTTCACCAAGCTGCTGAACTACGGTCCTCTGTCGCTTTTGCAGGGACCACCTGGAACAGGAAAGACGGAATTCATCGCCGCATTTGTCCACTTTCTCGTTGAAAAACTGAGTGTGCGAAGAATCCTGCTAGTCAGCCAGTCTCACGAAGCGGTCAACACGGCTGCAGAGCGGATACGAAAGCACTGCCGGAGGTTGGGGACTTCGCTTGAAGTCGTCAGGTTCAGCAACCGTGAAGGGGCGGTTTCGCATGGCCTGAAGGACGTTTACTCCCATGCCATCACTGCAGAAAAGCGCGAGTTGTTCAATGCTGAATACCGCTACCGCGTTGCAGCACTATCGGATGCTCTAGGTCTCGACGCCGAATTCATCTCCAAGGTCGTCGAGGCTGAGTTGAAGTTGTTCAAGCAAATTGACCATCTCGAATTTCTCCTCAAGAGCTTCGAAAACGTTGACGATGAGGGTGATATCAAAGCCCTGAAATCGATCGCGGTTGAACTGGATGAAGGCATCCGAACCAAACTTCACACGGACTACGGAATTACGCTCTCAAAGGAAAGCACCGTTTCAGAAGCGAAATCCATCCTACTCTCAAATATCTGTTCCGAGTATGGCGTCCGTCCAAATGAAGCCAAAAGGGTTCGGGCATTGGCTCGTATATCCCGTGACATCCAGGATGCGCTGTCGGCTGAGAGGGTCAATATCGACGAGTTTTACGCTCGCTCAAGACAACTGGTAACCGGTACCTGCGTCGGTATCGGGCAAGGACACATCGGTGTTCACGACACCATCTACGATTTCGTAATCATCGATGAGGCGGCTCGTTCAATCGCGAGCGAACTGGCGATTGCAATGCAGTCTGCAAAACGCGTTCTTCTGGTTGGCGACCATTTGCAACTACCCCCCTTGTACTCCGATGCTCACAAGTCTGCCCTGGCTCGCCGACTCGGCATCAATGACAAACACACTGAGCTTGATGAAGTGCTGCGAAGCGATTTTGCGCGTGCTTTCAATTCGAAATATGGAAAGCAGGCGAGCGCTACGCTGCTAACTCAGTATCGGATGGCTCCTCCCATCGGTAATCTCGTTTCCCATACCTTCTACGACGGCAAACTGAACAATGGAGATCGGGCAATTCCCGACATCTATGCGGGTGCTCCGAGTCCGCTTCGCTCTGCCGTGACATGGCTAGATACATCATCGCTTGGCGAACATGCCAATCACCAGAGTGACCGTGGCGTCAGTATTTACAACCGTTGCGAGGCGGAACAGGTCATCGATCTGCTCAAGCAGATTTCAGAGAGTGGTCAATTCCTGGCTGACCTTTCCAACCTCAAGGACAAGGATGACGC
- a CDS encoding LysR substrate-binding domain-containing protein — protein sequence MRFTLKQMEVFAAIARYENVSRAADELALSQSAASGALAELERHYDMQLFDRAGKRLRLNDLGHALLPRATELLDRAHELDALLRHNDIAGNLAIGATLTIGNYLAPIIVSDYLRAHESARVRLEVANTRDIVEQVAHLALDLGLVEGDFNHPDLDALPWGTDDLVCFAPPNHPLLEGTPALDTLASSTWIVREQGSGTRAAFDRAFSKHGLRPNVRLELEHTEAIKRAVESGLGIGCVSGLALREAFRRGSLVPLSTPQLNLHRHFHIALHRNKFRTAGIAHFLELCRAHLDAGLPTRETNIL from the coding sequence ATGCGCTTTACCCTCAAACAGATGGAAGTCTTCGCCGCGATCGCCCGTTATGAAAATGTGTCGCGAGCGGCGGACGAGCTGGCATTGTCGCAATCGGCGGCAAGTGGTGCGCTGGCCGAGCTGGAGCGCCACTACGACATGCAGTTGTTCGATCGTGCCGGCAAGCGGCTGCGGCTCAATGACCTTGGGCATGCCCTGCTGCCGCGCGCGACCGAGCTGCTCGACCGCGCCCACGAACTCGATGCGCTGCTGCGTCACAACGACATTGCCGGCAATCTGGCCATTGGCGCCACCCTGACCATCGGCAACTATCTGGCACCGATCATCGTCAGCGACTATCTGCGCGCGCACGAGTCGGCCCGCGTGCGGCTGGAGGTCGCCAATACCCGCGACATCGTCGAGCAGGTCGCCCATCTTGCGCTGGATCTCGGCCTGGTCGAAGGCGACTTCAACCACCCGGATCTCGATGCCCTGCCATGGGGCACCGACGATCTGGTCTGCTTCGCCCCGCCCAACCACCCGCTGTTGGAAGGCACGCCGGCACTGGACACGCTGGCGTCATCGACCTGGATCGTGCGTGAACAGGGCTCCGGCACCCGCGCGGCATTCGACCGCGCCTTCAGCAAGCACGGCCTGCGGCCGAATGTGCGTCTGGAGCTGGAACACACCGAGGCGATCAAGCGGGCGGTCGAGTCCGGTCTCGGCATCGGCTGCGTGTCCGGGCTGGCGCTGCGCGAGGCCTTCCGGCGCGGCAGTCTGGTCCCGCTGTCGACCCCGCAGCTGAACCTGCACCGCCACTTCCATATCGCCCTGCACCGCAACAAGTTCCGCACCGCCGGCATCGCCCATTTCCTGGAGCTGTGCCGCGCCCATCTGGATGCCGGCCTGCCGACGCGCGAAACCAATATCCTGTAA
- a CDS encoding DUF748 domain-containing protein, whose amino-acid sequence MIALSRAVKPAAITVAVLAALGAVTYVSGPLFVKDLVEEKLGEALLGRKVNIGELTLNLYTLTVQADNVRISEADGSTPFAKFDHLLVNLGVASLGGGVRIQALDLAGPDVHLIRVADNRYNISDLVEKYSKPSDSPTLFALANLRVTSGRIVFEDRPLTKTQTVDRLTLSLPYLSNFPADLDVDTKPDFSARLNGKPVSLLGDSKVFKSSHDSSLTVKLDGVDLMPLLPYLPVALPVHVNSLKLDTDLKVDFKDANNAPQLTLSGVVGLRDLALSDRQGVALGELERASIHISHLKPFAHDIAIKEVSVTAPKLAVTRARDGQFNWLRALVPSRPAPVVPAADSKVTPWRWSLDNARIRRGEVLYRDDMPAGGYRTRVNDLSFDLARLNSASTTPAPVRLHVSTDRNEKLAIDGRLTLQQMSSDGTFTLENLDAGALRDYVAPVLKPYSRLRLDSLHANADGAFTFALENGAPRYSLRNGNVGLADLKLSESARDPAIEFKQLAVSDIALDSSSKRVEIGQAVLKSPVVHLLRDRRGDNVERWFIAQKPAPAVRGSQSWRVLTSQASVEDGSLLLKSTQQRRNVVVNLTRLNVRTRNVDSGRLAQLPIEADAVVNQRGKLALKGSVDVARQSGTLNVDARSIDLSPLTVLPTRDIRVNVKRVDLNARGQLRFANAPAGMEAGYRGTLALNNVLALDEINRGLELARWRTLALDGIDFAYGPKVQRLHVGTINANDFFVRAVLSQDGRLNFREIQGDFAGPTQPAGIALVKAPEKADTRTTLSGTSTTTVEGQRPVPPVPSGPPMDISVNRIVLNRGWINWTDNLIQPNMRADLTQLSGSIGRIATRDNAAGAIDIKGRVNRDAPLTLSGKVNPFAKPLLLDLSASVKSMDLPALTPYSRKYAGYPIEKGKLSLDLHYRIADNQLKADNRLFLDQLTFGDKVDSPDATSLPVLLAVKLLKNRKGEIDVNLPVSGTLDDPDFSIGGVIFRVIVNLLEKAVTAPFDLLAHAFGGDVAQLSHLDMVGTGLTADNRKQLDTLAGMLADKPDLNLEIRGVADVDGARRAHLEQEIKRRWRNDDAADDDAEPGTAQRNKLLKAVYDDGSFKKPRNLIGFAKSLPPAEMEQLIIANTKVSERDVQQVASRRAQEVKRYLEEQAKVDPSRLFLLAGQQGDKNGVDFSLK is encoded by the coding sequence ATGATTGCTCTCTCTCGCGCGGTCAAGCCCGCCGCCATCACCGTTGCCGTCCTGGCTGCCCTCGGGGCCGTGACTTATGTGTCCGGTCCGCTGTTCGTCAAGGATCTGGTCGAGGAAAAGCTCGGCGAAGCCCTGCTCGGGCGCAAGGTCAATATCGGTGAACTGACGCTGAACCTGTATACGCTGACGGTTCAGGCCGACAATGTGCGCATCAGTGAAGCGGACGGCAGTACGCCGTTCGCCAAGTTCGATCATCTGCTGGTCAATCTCGGCGTTGCTTCGCTCGGAGGCGGTGTTCGCATTCAGGCGCTGGATCTGGCCGGGCCGGACGTTCATCTGATCCGGGTCGCGGACAACCGCTACAACATCAGCGATCTGGTAGAGAAGTACAGCAAACCCAGCGACTCCCCCACCCTGTTCGCACTGGCCAATCTTCGCGTCACTTCCGGTCGCATCGTGTTCGAAGACCGGCCGCTGACCAAGACGCAGACGGTCGACCGGCTGACGCTGTCGCTGCCGTATCTGTCCAATTTCCCTGCCGACCTCGATGTCGACACCAAGCCGGATTTCTCCGCCCGTCTGAACGGCAAGCCGGTCTCGCTGCTTGGCGACAGCAAGGTGTTCAAGTCGTCACACGACAGCAGCCTGACGGTCAAGCTCGACGGCGTCGATCTGATGCCGCTGCTGCCGTATCTGCCGGTCGCGTTGCCGGTGCATGTCAATTCGCTGAAGCTGGATACCGACCTCAAGGTCGATTTCAAGGATGCAAACAACGCGCCGCAACTGACGCTGAGCGGCGTGGTCGGCCTGCGCGATCTGGCGCTCAGCGACCGCCAGGGCGTCGCACTCGGAGAACTGGAACGGGCATCGATCCATATCAGTCATCTGAAGCCGTTCGCGCACGACATCGCCATCAAGGAGGTCTCGGTCACGGCGCCGAAGCTGGCGGTCACCCGCGCCCGGGATGGCCAGTTTAACTGGCTGCGGGCGCTGGTGCCGTCCCGGCCGGCCCCGGTTGTACCGGCAGCGGACAGCAAGGTCACCCCGTGGCGCTGGTCGCTGGACAATGCGCGCATCCGCCGCGGCGAGGTGCTGTATCGCGATGACATGCCGGCCGGCGGCTACCGCACCCGGGTCAATGACCTGTCATTCGACCTGGCCCGGCTGAACAGTGCTTCGACCACGCCGGCACCGGTCCGGCTGCATGTCAGCACCGACCGTAACGAGAAGCTGGCGATCGATGGCCGCCTGACGCTGCAGCAGATGAGCAGCGACGGGACCTTCACTCTGGAAAACCTCGATGCCGGTGCATTGCGCGACTATGTCGCCCCGGTGCTGAAGCCCTATTCCCGGCTGCGGCTGGACAGCCTGCACGCCAATGCCGACGGCGCCTTCACCTTTGCGCTGGAAAACGGCGCACCACGTTACTCGCTGCGCAATGGCAATGTCGGCCTTGCCGACCTGAAGCTGAGCGAAAGCGCGCGTGACCCGGCGATCGAGTTCAAGCAGCTCGCGGTCAGCGATATTGCGCTGGACAGCAGCAGCAAGCGGGTTGAAATCGGCCAGGCCGTACTCAAGTCGCCGGTTGTTCATCTGCTGCGCGATCGCCGTGGCGACAATGTCGAGCGCTGGTTCATCGCGCAGAAACCCGCGCCGGCGGTACGCGGTTCGCAATCATGGCGGGTGCTGACCAGTCAGGCGTCGGTCGAAGACGGGTCGCTGCTGCTGAAAAGCACCCAGCAGCGCCGCAATGTGGTCGTCAACCTGACCCGGCTGAATGTGCGCACCCGCAATGTCGACAGCGGCCGGCTGGCGCAGTTGCCTATCGAGGCCGATGCCGTCGTCAACCAGCGCGGCAAGCTGGCGCTGAAGGGCAGCGTCGACGTGGCACGCCAGAGCGGCACGCTGAATGTCGATGCGCGCTCGATCGACCTGTCGCCGCTGACCGTGCTGCCGACCCGTGACATCCGGGTCAACGTCAAGCGCGTCGATCTGAATGCACGCGGCCAGTTGCGCTTTGCCAATGCGCCGGCCGGCATGGAGGCCGGCTACCGTGGCACGCTGGCGCTGAACAATGTTCTGGCACTGGATGAAATCAATCGCGGGCTGGAACTGGCGCGCTGGCGCACGCTGGCGCTGGACGGCATCGATTTTGCCTACGGGCCGAAAGTGCAGCGCCTGCATGTCGGCACGATCAATGCGAACGACTTCTTCGTTCGCGCCGTGCTCAGCCAGGACGGCCGGCTGAACTTCCGCGAGATCCAGGGCGACTTTGCCGGCCCGACGCAACCGGCCGGCATCGCCCTGGTCAAGGCACCGGAGAAAGCCGATACCCGCACCACCCTGTCCGGCACCTCGACCACCACGGTCGAAGGCCAGCGTCCGGTCCCGCCGGTCCCCAGCGGTCCGCCGATGGACATCAGCGTCAACCGCATCGTGCTGAACCGCGGCTGGATCAACTGGACCGACAACCTGATCCAGCCGAACATGCGCGCCGATCTGACCCAGCTGAGCGGCAGCATCGGCCGCATCGCCACCCGCGACAATGCCGCCGGCGCCATCGACATCAAGGGCCGGGTCAACCGCGATGCGCCGCTGACGCTGTCCGGCAAGGTCAATCCGTTCGCCAAGCCGCTGCTGCTGGACCTGAGCGCCAGCGTCAAGAGCATGGATCTGCCGGCGCTGACGCCGTATTCGCGCAAATATGCCGGCTACCCGATCGAGAAGGGCAAGCTGTCGCTGGACCTGCACTACCGTATCGCCGACAACCAGCTCAAGGCCGACAACCGCCTGTTCCTCGATCAGCTGACCTTCGGTGACAAGGTGGACAGCCCGGACGCGACCTCGCTGCCGGTATTGCTGGCGGTCAAGCTGCTGAAAAACCGCAAGGGCGAGATCGATGTGAACCTGCCGGTCAGCGGCACGCTGGACGATCCTGATTTCAGTATTGGCGGCGTGATTTTCCGGGTGATCGTGAATCTGCTGGAGAAAGCGGTCACCGCACCGTTCGATCTGCTGGCTCATGCCTTTGGCGGCGATGTCGCCCAGTTGTCGCATCTGGACATGGTCGGGACCGGGCTGACGGCGGACAACCGCAAGCAGCTCGACACGCTGGCCGGCATGCTGGCCGACAAGCCGGACCTGAACCTGGAAATCCGTGGCGTCGCCGATGTCGACGGCGCCCGCCGTGCCCATCTCGAACAGGAGATCAAGCGCCGCTGGCGGAATGACGACGCAGCGGATGACGATGCCGAGCCGGGTACGGCCCAGCGCAACAAGCTGCTGAAGGCGGTCTACGACGATGGCAGCTTCAAGAAGCCGCGCAACCTGATCGGCTTTGCCAAGTCGCTGCCGCCGGCGGAAATGGAACAGCTGATCATCGCCAATACCAAAGTCAGCGAACGCGATGTACAGCAGGTGGCCAGCCGTCGTGCGCAGGAAGTCAAACGCTACCTGGAAGAGCAGGCAAAGGTCGACCCGTCGCGCCTGTTCCTGCTGGCCGGCCAACAGGGCGACAAGAACGGGGTGGATTTCAGCCTGAAATGA